The following are encoded in a window of Harmonia axyridis chromosome 7, icHarAxyr1.1, whole genome shotgun sequence genomic DNA:
- the LOC123684226 gene encoding uncharacterized protein LOC123684226, translating to MGSLENELAEVKCLCENVVQGSKLVSCVSSMVRVEIKRTQFKKIIVCLYFPREYPNSPILVELKSKTLSAHLLEKLTRSCEKEAEKYLHQPQILIVLKFLRKYIDETPLACCYDEINELKLKLDQNQDEMKLRQKTSSIIFKVKRDRYFLECRIEIPDDYPLKKIEFEEVKTNFSAALNTHIIAQAKEIARKCVEPPLKKNKNEAPFQPTPSLKKTIEFLINCVKNFPQEKCQICDKLCLPENPALLELDEKSPNHIERVYCGHLLHSQCLLDFMKKPPFGNKKCKICGHKLCHFKWTLTDKLAENRWAHEQARERELAEVTDFFN from the exons ATGGGATCTTTAGAAAAtgaacttgcagaagttaaatgTTTATGTGAAAATGTTGTTCAAGGCTCAAAACTTGTATCTTGTGTCAGCTCTATGGTGCGAGTTGAAATAAAAAGAActcaattcaagaaaattattgtCTGCCTATATTTTCCTCGAGAATATCCAAACTCTCCAATCTTGGTCGAGTTGAAGAGTAAAACATTGTCAGCACATCTTTTAGAGAAACTGACGCGCTCTTGTGAAAAAGAGGCTGAAAAGTATTTGCATCAACCACAAATACTGATTGtattgaagtttttaagaaaatATATTGACGAAACTCCTTTAGCATGTTGCTATGATGAAATAAACGAGTTGAAGTTGAAACTAGATCAGAATCAAGATGAGATGAAATTGAGACAGAAAACTTCTTCGATTATTTTCAAAGTAAAAAGAGATAGATATTTCTTAGAGTGTAGAATTGAAATACCAGATGAttatccattaaaaaaaataga GTTTGAAGAAGTGAAAACAAATTTCTCAGCGGCCTTGAACACACATATTATAGCACAAGCTAAAGAGATAGCTAGAAAATGTGTTGAGCCTCCTctaaaaaagaataagaatgaGGCTCCTTTTCAACCCACTCCTTCCCTGAAGAAAACTATAGAATTTCTTATAAATTGTGTGAAGAATTTTCCTCAAGAAAAATGTCAAATCTGCGATAAACTCTGTCTTCCTGAAAATCCAGCA tTACTAGAGCTTGATGAAAAATCACCCAACCACATTGAAAGGGTATATTGTGGACACCTTTTACATTCACAGTGCCTCTTGGATTTTATGAAAAAGCCTCCTTTTGGCAATAAGAAGTGTAAAATATGTGGTcataaattatgtcattttaagTGGACTCTAACTGATAAGTTGGCAGAAAATCGTTGGGCTCATGAGCAAGCCAGGGAACGTGAATTAGCAGAAGTaacagattttttcaattag